TTGGCAATCTCCCCCATCAACTCTGCAGAAGCCCCCGATCCCTCAAAACGCGCTTTCATAGAAGCAGCCACTTTATCCGCAAGTCGCTCCATCATCTTCGCTGTTTTTTGTGAGCCCATTTCTTCAGACAAAAGCTCAAGAATAATATTAGAAAGCCAAGAATACTGCCGCGGAAAAGTTTCGTTGCCTTTTTCAGAGAGTAAATAATAACGACGAGGCCGGCCGACTCCGCCTTTGCGGTCCTCAAAAGTCAGCAAACCCAAAGCGTCGACTTTAATCAAGTGCTCTTTTGCGGCTGTCTTCGTGACGTGAAGAAACTCAGCGAGTTCATCCAAAGTCGCGCCCGAACGATGATCGAGAAGATACTCCAGGATCTTTTTCTGATTCTCATGCAGTCCTATCACGGGACACCTCCGCCCATTTAAACAATTTAAACAGTATTTACCATTTTAATACCTCGGGCGAGGATATGTAAAGAAACGAAATTCTCAACCAGGAGGACTTATGGAAACCACGATAAAATCGACGTCTCTACCAAAGAATCATATTGAAACATCATCTCGCCCCTTACTAACGGGAGTGATCACAGGACAAATCGCCGGCCTCATCATGGCTGTTGTTGTCATGTTAGTTTTCACGCTCTTTCTAGGAAAGAATCCCCTCTACCCTGTGCAAGTCATTGGCTCGATGCTTTTTGGTGAAGCGGCTCTACAGGGTTTTCATATCGGCGCTTTTTTTGCGGGACTTATTCTGCATCAGCTGGGCCCGTCTTTGCTTTGGGGTGTGGTGTATGGCGTTCTTGCTAAAAAGTTCTCTCCACAAACAACAGCATCGGCCCTTTATCTTGGCTTAGGTGTTGGCGTGATTTCCATGGTGGGACCTTATATTCTTATTCCCACACTGATGAATGCTCTTCATGGCGTTGACATCTGGAATCGCGAAGTTCCCATGTTTTGGGATTGGGCTGCTCATCTGGTTTTTGGCGCTTCTTTCGCGCTCTATCCCACAGTGGCGGGCTTTTTTAAAAAATCGTAGTTCGTAGGAGGGAC
This region of Bdellovibrio sp. 22V genomic DNA includes:
- a CDS encoding methanogen output domain 1-containing protein, with translation MIGLHENQKKILEYLLDHRSGATLDELAEFLHVTKTAAKEHLIKVDALGLLTFEDRKGGVGRPRRYYLLSEKGNETFPRQYSWLSNIILELLSEEMGSQKTAKMMERLADKVAASMKARFEGSGASAELMGEIAKALNELGYRASLKQSDLRKGAVIEATNCVYHSVAKEHPELCRFDIRFIEQASGGMSVKLESCIARGGEVCRFCLRRK